The Flavobacteriales bacterium genome includes a region encoding these proteins:
- a CDS encoding PorT family protein, with amino-acid sequence MKTIFSLLFFLFISTAVFAQSDAYSIYGIKGGINRVESGKTGVVLGLFGEYALSTNFSLRSETNFSAQEIDIESDNKKQVQAKLNYLNWPILGKFYMNESFSLEGGPQIGFLLSGKSKSLAKNDFKIIEFGLSVGLGYRLLDNIELGLRYNHGLTDITKTKDQINNKVLQLSLAVNL; translated from the coding sequence ATGAAAACTATTTTTAGTCTTCTCTTTTTCCTTTTTATAAGCACAGCCGTTTTTGCACAGTCTGATGCTTACTCTATTTATGGTATCAAAGGGGGAATTAACCGAGTAGAAAGCGGAAAAACGGGAGTTGTTTTAGGTCTTTTTGGAGAATATGCACTTTCTACAAATTTTTCTTTAAGATCAGAAACCAATTTCTCGGCTCAAGAAATTGATATTGAGTCAGACAATAAAAAACAGGTACAAGCAAAACTCAACTATCTTAATTGGCCGATTTTAGGAAAATTCTATATGAATGAATCTTTTAGTTTAGAAGGCGGTCCCCAAATTGGTTTTTTATTGAGTGGAAAAAGTAAAAGTCTTGCCAAAAACGACTTCAAAATCATAGAGTTCGGTCTAAGTGTAGGTTTGGGATATCGATTATTGGATAATATAGAATTAGGACTGCGTTATAACCATGGATTAACGGATATTACAAAGACAAAGGATCAGATTAACAATAAAGTATTGCAACTGAGCTTGGCTGTTAATTTATAA
- a CDS encoding RNA polymerase sigma factor: MEEQLIKESLLGNKKSLEKLIKSIEGLVYNLSLRFLWNKEDAEDATQEILIKIITNLSKFNGNSKFQTWVYRVSTNYLINKKKSTFEKSPISFSDFAKELNIIKEPVSYDFADKDILEKEMKTGCTLAMLQCLSRELRIVFILGSILKIKSNIACEILEITAPNFRKRLEKSRKLIDSFMNANCGVYNPKNPCRCNNRINQALACKRIVKNNLSFVSDIEAYNSEMEELHSMTGIYANHGKFKNQSDFNNEIKELVMNKRIINFEDK, encoded by the coding sequence ATGGAAGAACAATTGATAAAAGAGAGTCTATTAGGAAATAAAAAAAGTCTTGAAAAGTTGATAAAATCTATTGAAGGATTAGTATATAATTTGTCTCTTCGTTTTTTATGGAATAAAGAAGATGCAGAAGATGCTACCCAAGAAATTTTGATAAAAATAATAACCAATTTGAGCAAATTTAATGGGAATAGTAAGTTTCAAACGTGGGTTTATAGGGTATCTACTAATTACTTAATCAATAAAAAGAAAAGTACATTTGAGAAAAGCCCTATATCATTTAGTGATTTTGCAAAGGAATTAAACATTATTAAAGAACCTGTTAGCTATGATTTTGCTGATAAAGATATTTTAGAAAAAGAAATGAAAACAGGTTGTACCTTAGCTATGTTACAATGCTTGAGTAGAGAATTACGAATTGTTTTTATACTAGGTAGTATTCTGAAAATAAAAAGTAATATAGCTTGTGAAATTTTAGAAATTACAGCCCCAAATTTTAGAAAAAGACTGGAAAAATCAAGGAAATTAATAGATTCTTTTATGAATGCTAACTGTGGTGTTTACAATCCTAAAAATCCTTGTAGGTGCAACAATAGAATAAATCAAGCCTTAGCTTGTAAAAGAATTGTAAAAAACAATCTGAGTTTTGTTTCTGATATAGAAGCTTATAATAGCGAAATGGAAGAACTGCATTCTATGACTGGTATTTATGCAAATCACGGAAAATTTAAAAATCAATCAGACTTTAATAATGAGATTAAAGAGCTTGTAATGAATAAAAGAATCATAAATTTCGAAGATAAATAA
- a CDS encoding AAA family ATPase, whose translation MKITKFKIENYRAIENIEFTLNFSINPIIGINEAGKTSVLKAILAFDKSRDRYNGGKHLEYENNYTIKQRDCRILAFIKLEKKEKEDLIERIKINTESEDFKIINSLNNDFLFILERSLSKDKKPYQCTIEGITEKTLIKISKYLVSKLPYILYFDDFADRVPSLIQFPDDYRESGKIGRVKNREWNEIIEEIFKRADTEGIDEDETETPLISYLKIEDRDKKSDIRSDVEDTLNEEIIKEWKRIKKSGESFADDSDKLELVIVNTDNTFEFKVKDKSHKGKKRTFDISERSKGFQWFFNYMVKLKFNPNYKGKLENSIFLLDEPGSYLHSSAQSELLKELESVSKKNTIIYCTHSQYLLNPEIIKLGSIRIAEKKDSKINLQNFGSYKSRKDKGALSPIYQALNLNFAHDFVGKIIITEGITDFYFFNILQKHTSFIENKLKFIPSSGASQSTTLISFAYSFADNFIIFLDNDKAGRSAKKKYLKEFGNELENKIHIYGNKSDKFELEDFLCEKDAKNLLILTESNDLKRALGFLFYDYAEKQVEFCEKLSDNTKENLKHLFETLEKI comes from the coding sequence ATGAAAATAACCAAATTCAAAATAGAAAATTATAGGGCGATTGAAAATATAGAGTTTACTTTGAACTTTTCAATCAACCCAATAATTGGTATAAATGAAGCCGGTAAAACATCTGTTTTGAAAGCAATATTAGCTTTTGATAAATCAAGAGATAGATATAATGGCGGAAAGCACTTAGAATATGAAAATAACTATACTATTAAGCAACGAGATTGTAGAATTTTAGCTTTTATAAAATTAGAGAAAAAGGAAAAAGAAGATCTTATTGAAAGAATTAAGATAAATACAGAATCAGAAGATTTTAAAATTATTAATTCATTAAACAATGATTTCTTATTTATTTTAGAACGTTCACTTTCAAAAGATAAAAAACCATATCAATGCACAATTGAAGGTATTACTGAAAAGACTTTAATTAAGATTTCAAAATACTTAGTGTCTAAATTACCATACATTTTATACTTTGATGATTTTGCAGACAGAGTGCCAAGTTTAATACAGTTCCCTGATGATTATAGAGAAAGTGGTAAAATTGGAAGAGTTAAAAATAGAGAATGGAACGAAATCATTGAAGAAATTTTTAAGCGAGCAGATACAGAGGGTATTGACGAAGATGAAACAGAAACTCCTTTAATTTCTTATTTAAAAATTGAAGATAGAGACAAAAAGTCTGACATACGTTCAGATGTTGAGGATACTCTCAATGAAGAAATAATAAAGGAATGGAAGAGAATTAAGAAAAGTGGTGAAAGCTTTGCAGATGATAGTGATAAACTTGAGTTAGTTATTGTAAATACTGACAATACTTTTGAGTTTAAAGTAAAAGACAAGTCACATAAAGGTAAAAAGAGAACGTTTGATATTTCAGAAAGAAGTAAAGGTTTTCAATGGTTTTTCAATTATATGGTTAAATTGAAATTCAATCCAAATTATAAAGGGAAATTAGAAAACTCCATTTTCCTACTTGATGAACCAGGCTCATATTTACATTCTTCTGCTCAAAGTGAATTATTAAAAGAATTAGAATCTGTATCAAAGAAAAACACTATCATTTATTGTACTCATTCACAATATCTTCTAAATCCAGAAATCATCAAACTTGGAAGTATTAGAATAGCGGAGAAGAAAGATTCTAAAATCAATTTACAAAATTTCGGTAGTTACAAATCAAGAAAAGACAAAGGTGCTTTATCTCCTATATATCAAGCGTTAAACTTAAATTTTGCTCACGACTTTGTTGGGAAAATAATAATAACAGAAGGCATAACTGATTTCTATTTTTTCAATATCCTGCAAAAGCATACTAGTTTTATAGAAAATAAACTAAAATTTATACCAAGTAGCGGAGCAAGTCAATCTACGACACTAATTAGCTTTGCGTATTCTTTTGCAGATAACTTCATCATTTTCCTTGATAATGATAAAGCAGGTAGAAGTGCTAAGAAAAAATATCTCAAAGAATTTGGAAATGAACTTGAAAATAAAATTCATATTTATGGCAATAAGAGTGATAAGTTTGAGTTAGAGGATTTTTTATGTGAAAAAGATGCAAAAAATTTACTAATACTAACAGAATCTAACGATTTAAAAAGAGCATTAGGTTTCTTGTTTTATGATTATGCTGAAAAGCAAGTTGAGTTTTGTGAAAAATTATCAGATAATACTAAAGAAAATTTAAAACATTTATTTGAAACACTTGAAAAAATATAA
- a CDS encoding nuclear transport factor 2 family protein, translating into MFLFLGILSACSPNNEKTLIKPEKDSTINHLMEKWHKAAAQADFDRYFDLMADSNFTYIGTDATENWSKQTFAHFCKPYFDKKTTWDFKTLNRNIFFSDDYQNAWFDEILDTHMGTCRGSGVLIKINNQWKIKHYVLSLAIPNPDMGKVKQIIAENDSIFRHNFPHRQ; encoded by the coding sequence ATGTTTCTATTTCTTGGAATACTTAGCGCTTGTAGTCCAAATAATGAAAAGACCTTAATCAAACCAGAAAAAGATTCTACCATTAACCATTTGATGGAAAAATGGCACAAAGCCGCTGCTCAAGCTGATTTTGATCGTTATTTTGACCTAATGGCAGATTCAAATTTCACCTATATTGGAACGGACGCAACAGAAAACTGGAGTAAACAAACATTTGCGCATTTTTGTAAACCCTATTTCGATAAAAAAACTACTTGGGATTTTAAAACTCTTAACAGAAATATCTTTTTTTCTGATGATTATCAAAATGCTTGGTTTGATGAAATTCTTGATACCCACATGGGTACATGTCGAGGATCTGGAGTGCTTATTAAAATAAATAATCAATGGAAAATCAAACATTATGTTTTATCTTTAGCTATTCCAAATCCCGACATGGGAAAAGTCAAACAAATCATTGCCGAAAATGATTCAATTTTTAGACATAATTTTCCTCACAGACAATGA
- a CDS encoding T9SS type A sorting domain-containing protein, translated as MRLLISFFVLFFGVQITFAQNTQFLTQLSDSVVETSGITKVNGNLLTFNDSGNSPILYEIDSLNGSILKETMISNAPNIDWEAICTDHDFIYIGDFGNNYGNRQNLRILKIDKQDYLSSDSLGVSADFIYFNYQNQTDFSSQQFQTHFDAEAMIPFGNNLIIFTKNWDNKKTYLYQVPKDTGHQVATLIDSLDFNMLVTDAHRISDTKLILVGYQVLYAKMVELEIVNDDLSQISLIKESQIYLPNDYSFQVESCSPRDAHSYYFTTEGNDDQPARLFYFFKDLSTEEAAAKTVFLYPNPSNDRVVLNIDKSDFGYLKLYDAQGRMQLQTKEPKFSTNTFASGIYKIVAFDSFGKKMGVFRLVVQ; from the coding sequence ATGCGTTTACTAATTTCCTTTTTTGTACTTTTTTTTGGAGTTCAAATTACTTTTGCTCAGAACACACAATTTTTAACACAACTCTCTGATAGTGTTGTGGAAACATCAGGAATCACCAAGGTGAACGGTAATCTTTTGACTTTTAATGATTCTGGGAATTCTCCCATTTTATATGAAATTGATAGCTTGAATGGTTCTATATTAAAAGAGACAATGATTTCAAACGCACCTAATATTGATTGGGAAGCAATTTGTACTGATCATGATTTTATTTATATCGGTGATTTTGGAAATAATTATGGGAATCGTCAAAATTTAAGAATTTTAAAGATAGATAAACAAGATTATTTATCTTCAGATAGCCTGGGTGTTAGTGCTGATTTTATATACTTTAACTACCAAAATCAGACAGATTTTAGCAGTCAGCAATTTCAAACACATTTTGATGCAGAGGCAATGATTCCTTTTGGAAATAATCTTATCATTTTTACAAAAAACTGGGATAATAAAAAAACGTATCTGTATCAAGTACCAAAAGATACGGGACATCAGGTAGCTACCTTAATTGATAGCCTTGATTTTAATATGCTTGTGACAGATGCTCATCGAATTTCTGATACGAAGCTAATTCTGGTAGGATACCAAGTTTTGTATGCAAAAATGGTAGAGTTGGAGATTGTTAATGATGATTTGAGTCAGATAAGTCTAATCAAGGAATCACAAATATATTTGCCAAATGATTATTCTTTTCAGGTAGAATCCTGTAGTCCACGAGATGCACATTCTTACTATTTTACTACTGAAGGGAATGATGACCAACCTGCTAGGTTATTCTATTTTTTTAAAGATTTATCTACGGAAGAAGCGGCAGCGAAAACGGTTTTTTTATACCCAAATCCTAGTAATGATAGAGTAGTGCTGAATATCGATAAATCAGATTTTGGATATTTAAAATTGTATGATGCGCAGGGGAGAATGCAATTGCAAACAAAAGAACCAAAATTCTCAACGAATACTTTTGCATCAGGTATTTACAAAATAGTTGCTTTTGATTCTTTTGGTAAAAAAATGGGTGTTTTTAGATTAGTGGTTCAGTAA
- a CDS encoding alpha/beta hydrolase-fold protein: protein MKKYIYLLVTIGLTCYFSGEMLAQSSLDQSTEVVDTLYSEVLGESREFWVKFPENYSSDSPVKYPVVYLLDGFSLKENIEAVYNNYWGHYLPHMILIGISNKTNRVRDLTTSQIKMRRGQAMDKKTGGAKKFTHFIEKELIPYIENKYPTTSYRTLIGHSYAGLFTINMLINHKHVFENYIAIDPSIEWDNQKLLKEAKQKLLSGNYEGKSLFISLAAEQLHIWNEKITMENIMADSSDFTLFARSIIDFSTFATSHKQTGLNFSWKVYHEDLHGTVPLPTMRDGLIFLFEWYQFKSPQKYNNPETTVEELTGLLKKQEKIYTTHFGYPFPPMIEEMLSGYGYMNLEMGQPEKAFMFFKMNIDYYPKSASAHNSMADYYETKKDYINALKYAKKAFELSGENKDKNRIKELEKKN from the coding sequence ATGAAAAAATATATCTATTTACTAGTAACAATTGGATTGACTTGTTATTTCTCTGGAGAAATGTTGGCACAATCGAGTTTGGATCAGTCAACGGAAGTTGTTGATACTTTATATTCAGAGGTTCTTGGAGAATCTCGTGAGTTTTGGGTTAAATTTCCAGAAAATTATAGCTCAGATAGTCCTGTAAAATATCCTGTTGTTTATTTGTTAGATGGGTTTTCTTTGAAGGAAAATATAGAAGCTGTTTATAATAATTATTGGGGACATTATTTACCTCACATGATTCTAATTGGAATTTCTAATAAAACCAACAGAGTGCGAGATCTCACTACGTCACAGATTAAGATGAGACGTGGACAAGCAATGGATAAAAAGACTGGTGGTGCTAAAAAATTCACTCACTTTATTGAAAAAGAACTCATACCATATATCGAAAATAAATATCCTACGACCTCTTACCGTACGTTGATAGGACATTCATACGCAGGACTTTTTACAATAAATATGCTGATTAACCATAAGCATGTTTTTGAAAACTATATTGCGATTGATCCAAGTATCGAATGGGACAATCAAAAATTATTGAAAGAAGCAAAGCAAAAACTCCTTTCTGGTAATTATGAAGGAAAATCCCTTTTCATATCTTTAGCTGCTGAACAGTTACATATTTGGAATGAAAAAATAACCATGGAGAATATTATGGCTGATTCTTCAGATTTTACTCTATTTGCTCGTTCTATCATTGACTTTTCAACATTTGCAACTTCTCATAAACAGACAGGATTAAATTTCTCATGGAAGGTGTACCATGAAGATTTACATGGGACTGTTCCACTTCCAACGATGAGAGATGGCTTGATTTTTCTTTTTGAGTGGTACCAGTTTAAATCTCCACAAAAATATAATAATCCAGAAACGACAGTTGAAGAATTAACTGGGTTATTGAAAAAACAAGAAAAAATCTATACAACACATTTTGGATATCCATTTCCACCAATGATTGAAGAAATGCTTAGTGGATATGGCTATATGAATTTGGAAATGGGGCAACCGGAAAAGGCTTTTATGTTTTTTAAAATGAATATTGACTACTATCCAAAAAGCGCAAGTGCACATAACTCAATGGCAGATTATTACGAGACCAAAAAGGACTATATCAATGCTTTAAAATACGCAAAGAAAGCATTTGAACTCAGTGGAGAAAATAAAGATAAGAACAGAATAAAAGAACTTGAGAAAAAGAACTAA
- a CDS encoding ankyrin repeat domain-containing protein, translating into MDEFNRTEIFYSIVNNDYDKFVKELEFLTDVNMVDINGMSLLHFCSEYSSLKFAESLIEKGINVDLKDNYGNNALWKATFNSRGNYELVRLLIENGSNPNSKNNANKSPLDLALSFGDERLIGLLSEPEYKYYADWEQLADLFNYKINKHDQDWTYTISEPERIEDYLDAYANIENIEAKYSLLEMIIQSVNDQTDEEFDKYWNRLVPFLDIDFELNKPTIYYWCDWMNDNLEDCFVISGKMREYWIKKTKEKML; encoded by the coding sequence ATGGACGAATTTAATCGAACAGAGATATTCTACTCAATAGTTAACAATGACTATGATAAATTCGTGAAAGAGCTTGAGTTTTTGACCGATGTAAATATGGTTGATATAAACGGAATGTCTTTACTTCATTTCTGTAGTGAATATTCAAGCCTTAAATTTGCAGAAAGTCTAATTGAAAAAGGTATCAACGTTGACTTAAAAGATAATTATGGGAATAATGCTTTATGGAAAGCTACATTTAATTCAAGAGGAAATTATGAATTGGTCAGATTACTAATTGAAAATGGATCTAACCCAAATTCTAAAAATAATGCCAATAAATCACCATTGGACTTAGCACTTAGTTTTGGAGATGAAAGACTAATCGGACTGCTTAGCGAGCCAGAATATAAATACTATGCAGACTGGGAACAATTGGCTGATTTGTTCAATTACAAAATAAACAAACACGACCAAGATTGGACTTATACAATTTCAGAACCTGAAAGAATCGAGGATTACCTAGATGCTTATGCAAATATTGAGAATATTGAAGCAAAATATTCTCTACTTGAAATGATCATTCAATCCGTTAATGACCAAACTGATGAAGAATTTGATAAGTATTGGAATCGATTAGTTCCATTCCTTGATATTGATTTCGAATTAAACAAACCTACTATCTATTATTGGTGTGATTGGATGAATGATAATCTGGAAGATTGTTTCGTAATTAGCGGCAAGATGAGAGAATATTGGATTAAAAAAACTAAAGAAAAAATGCTATAA
- a CDS encoding aconitate hydratase: MAFDINMIKEVYDRLPNNVQKARELVGRPLTLAEKTLYNHLWTDSDKKFERGVNYVDFAPDRIACQDATAQMALLQFMQAGKAKVAVPTTVHCDHLIQAKLGADKDLQNAINQSSEVFNFLESVSNKYGIGFWKPGAGIIHQVVLENYAFPGGMMIGTDSHTVNAGGLGMIAIGVGGADAVDVMAGMPWELKFPKLIGVKLTGKLSGWTAPKDVILKVADILTVKGGTGCIVEYFGEGVLSMSCTGKGTIANMGAEIGATTSTFGYDESMERYLRATDRNDIADAANNVKEHLTGDAEVYANPEQYFDQVIEINLDELKPHLNGPFTPDLATQAGKDMTAKATENGWPLDVEWGLIGSCTNSSYEDLSRAASVAKQAVELGLEAKAEFGINPGSEQVRYTAERDGLLEIFEQLDAKIFTNACGPCIGQWGRYEDPKNAPKNSIIHSFNRNFAKRADGNPNTHAFVASPEMVAAVAISGRLDFNPATDTLINKNGEEVRFSEPTGEELPPQGFDVEDAGFQAPVEDGSGVEVVVKDDSERLQLLTPFEPLGRNISGAKLLIKAHGKCTTDHISMAGPWLKYRGHLDNISNNCLIGAVNAFNMKTDTVKNQLTGEYGAVPATQRAYKAAGIKTIVVGDHNYGEGSSREHAAMEPRHLGVAAVIVKSFARIHETNLKKQGMLGLTFANEADYDMIQEDDSFNFVDLADFAPGKQLTLEAVHADGSKDTIMLNHSYNDSQIEWFNFGSALNQIKTENKA, from the coding sequence ATGGCTTTTGATATCAATATGATCAAGGAAGTATATGATAGACTTCCAAACAACGTACAAAAAGCAAGAGAATTGGTTGGAAGACCACTTACATTAGCTGAAAAAACTTTGTATAACCACCTTTGGACAGATTCAGATAAAAAATTTGAAAGAGGCGTAAACTATGTGGACTTTGCTCCAGATAGAATTGCATGTCAGGATGCAACTGCACAAATGGCACTTTTACAGTTTATGCAAGCTGGAAAGGCAAAAGTAGCCGTTCCAACAACGGTACATTGTGATCACTTGATTCAAGCCAAACTTGGTGCAGACAAAGATCTTCAAAATGCCATCAATCAATCTTCAGAAGTATTTAATTTCTTGGAATCTGTTTCCAATAAATACGGAATAGGATTTTGGAAACCAGGTGCAGGAATTATTCACCAAGTAGTACTAGAAAACTACGCATTCCCTGGAGGAATGATGATTGGAACAGATTCTCATACCGTAAATGCTGGTGGATTAGGAATGATCGCTATCGGTGTTGGAGGAGCAGATGCTGTTGATGTAATGGCTGGAATGCCTTGGGAATTGAAATTTCCTAAACTTATTGGGGTAAAACTTACAGGAAAACTTTCTGGATGGACTGCTCCTAAAGATGTAATCTTAAAAGTAGCCGATATCCTTACCGTAAAAGGTGGAACAGGATGTATCGTAGAATATTTTGGTGAAGGAGTACTTTCTATGTCTTGTACTGGAAAAGGAACTATTGCCAATATGGGTGCAGAAATAGGAGCCACAACTTCTACTTTTGGATATGACGAAAGCATGGAGCGTTACCTAAGAGCAACAGACAGAAATGATATTGCTGACGCTGCCAACAATGTAAAAGAACACCTTACAGGAGATGCAGAAGTATATGCAAATCCAGAACAATATTTTGATCAAGTAATTGAGATCAATCTTGATGAACTAAAACCACATTTAAACGGACCATTTACTCCAGATTTAGCTACACAAGCAGGAAAAGATATGACTGCTAAAGCTACTGAAAATGGATGGCCACTTGACGTAGAATGGGGATTGATTGGTTCTTGTACCAATTCTTCTTACGAGGATCTTTCTCGTGCAGCTTCTGTTGCTAAGCAAGCTGTAGAACTAGGTCTTGAAGCCAAAGCTGAATTTGGAATTAACCCAGGTTCTGAACAAGTTCGTTACACTGCTGAAAGAGATGGATTATTAGAAATCTTTGAACAATTGGATGCAAAAATCTTTACAAACGCCTGTGGACCTTGTATTGGTCAATGGGGACGTTATGAAGATCCTAAAAATGCTCCAAAAAACTCAATTATCCATTCTTTCAATAGAAACTTTGCAAAGCGTGCCGATGGAAACCCAAATACGCATGCCTTTGTTGCCTCACCAGAAATGGTAGCCGCAGTAGCTATCTCAGGAAGATTAGACTTTAACCCAGCAACAGATACATTAATAAACAAAAACGGAGAAGAAGTTCGTTTTTCAGAACCTACAGGTGAAGAACTTCCACCACAAGGTTTTGATGTAGAAGATGCAGGTTTCCAAGCTCCAGTAGAAGATGGTTCTGGTGTAGAAGTAGTGGTAAAAGATGATTCTGAAAGACTACAACTCTTGACTCCTTTTGAGCCACTTGGACGTAATATTTCAGGTGCAAAACTTTTGATAAAAGCACACGGAAAATGTACAACAGACCATATCTCTATGGCAGGTCCATGGTTGAAATACAGAGGTCATTTAGATAATATTTCAAACAACTGTTTGATTGGTGCTGTAAACGCTTTCAATATGAAAACAGATACTGTAAAAAACCAATTAACAGGTGAATATGGTGCTGTTCCAGCAACACAAAGAGCGTATAAAGCTGCAGGAATCAAAACAATAGTTGTGGGAGATCATAACTACGGTGAAGGTTCTTCTAGAGAACACGCTGCAATGGAGCCACGCCACTTAGGAGTAGCCGCAGTAATTGTAAAATCTTTTGCTCGTATCCACGAAACAAACCTGAAAAAACAAGGTATGTTAGGTCTTACTTTTGCAAATGAAGCCGATTATGACATGATTCAAGAAGATGACTCTTTCAACTTTGTTGATTTGGCAGATTTCGCTCCTGGAAAACAACTTACTCTTGAAGCTGTTCATGCAGATGGAAGTAAAGATACCATTATGCTAAACCACTCATACAACGATTCTCAAATCGAATGGTTTAATTTTGGTTCTGCATTAAATCAAATTAAAACAGAAAATAAGGCTTAA
- a CDS encoding co-chaperone GroES, with protein sequence MSITLRPLADRVLIEPMEAETKTASGIIIPDSAKEKPQQGKVVAVGNGTKDHEMTVKVGDIVMYSKYGGTDLKLEGKDYLIMRESDILAIM encoded by the coding sequence ATGAGTATTACATTAAGACCACTCGCTGATCGTGTTTTGATAGAGCCAATGGAGGCTGAAACAAAAACTGCATCAGGAATCATTATACCAGATTCTGCTAAAGAAAAACCACAACAAGGAAAAGTGGTAGCAGTAGGAAATGGCACAAAAGACCACGAAATGACCGTGAAAGTAGGTGATATCGTAATGTATAGTAAGTACGGAGGTACCGATTTAAAACTAGAAGGTAAAGATTATCTAATTATGAGAGAATCTGACATTTTAGCAATCATGTAA